Proteins from a genomic interval of Gossypium hirsutum isolate 1008001.06 chromosome A09, Gossypium_hirsutum_v2.1, whole genome shotgun sequence:
- the LOC107895939 gene encoding uncharacterized protein: MKLYDNVILGCLTVVTFFGASNSDETESVMKLLWDLINPGTDSSIERKDSLAILTVMISAWSFLLFTIDGWRLSHKNWQGAITYFSNILDSNDEALCAAACEALALVFEFNCLEKFSSKTKDSNKELKDNIIKQLRSRLSETGNERISSQDPRTGFNSASATLDFLEAGFV; encoded by the exons atgaaattATATGATAATGTG ATTCTTGGTTGCTTGACTGTTGTTACATTTTTCGGTGCAAGCAACTCGGATGAGACTGAATCAGTAATGAAGTTACTTTGGGACTTAATTAATCCTGGAACTGACTCTAGT ATTGAAAGGAAAGATTCACTAGCCATTTTAACTGTCATGATATCcgcttggtcctttcttctttttaCCATTGATGGGTGGAGGCTAAGTCACAAAAATTGGCAAGG GGCAATTACATACTTCTCCAACATATTAGACAGTAACGATGAAGCATTATGTGCAGCAGCATGTGAGGCTCTTGCTTTAGTATTTGAATTCAACTGTCTGGAGAAATTCTCAAGTAAAACCAAGGAttcaaacaaagaacttaaggaCAACATTATAAAGCAACTCAGAAGCCGGTTGTCAGAAACAGGCAATGAAAGAATTTCTAGTCAAGATCCAAGAACAGGGTTCAATTCTGCCTCGGCTACTTTAGATTTCCTAGAG GCTGGCTTTGTGTAG